One segment of Leeia aquatica DNA contains the following:
- a CDS encoding ABC transporter permease encodes MADTSRVAGPAASVADRSWLNWLGVAPFLLFALLFLILPTSLLLVGAFQDAQGHFTLQNMRNLFQENILNAYWLSIQISAASAFFGGIIGVLMAWAAIQGRLPGWIRPTLMTFSGVASNFAGVPLAFAFLATLGRMGLVTVLARDYLDFDLYGTGFSILSFTGLTLTYLYFQIPLMVLIISPAIEGLRKEWREACDSLGGSSFHYWRYIGLPVLWPSIMGSTLLLFANAFGAIATAYALTGSSLNIITIQLYAQIRGDVLHDPNLGYALAMGMVIITGLSNAGYIWLRSRSERGRK; translated from the coding sequence ATGGCCGATACCTCTCGGGTTGCTGGTCCCGCTGCGTCTGTTGCAGACCGCAGCTGGCTGAACTGGCTGGGCGTTGCGCCCTTCCTGCTGTTTGCCCTGCTGTTCCTGATCCTGCCCACCAGTTTGCTGCTGGTCGGTGCCTTTCAGGATGCCCAGGGTCACTTTACGCTGCAAAACATGCGCAACCTGTTTCAGGAAAACATCCTGAATGCTTATTGGTTGAGCATCCAGATCAGTGCGGCATCTGCCTTCTTTGGCGGCATCATCGGTGTGCTGATGGCCTGGGCGGCCATTCAGGGCCGTTTGCCAGGCTGGATTCGCCCCACGTTGATGACCTTCAGTGGCGTGGCGTCCAACTTTGCCGGGGTACCGCTGGCGTTTGCTTTCCTCGCCACCCTGGGCCGCATGGGCTTGGTGACGGTACTGGCGCGCGACTATCTGGATTTTGACCTGTATGGCACCGGTTTCAGCATTCTCAGCTTCACCGGGCTGACGCTGACCTACCTGTACTTCCAGATTCCGCTGATGGTGCTGATCATCAGCCCGGCCATCGAAGGCCTGCGCAAGGAATGGCGCGAAGCCTGTGACAGCCTGGGGGGCTCCAGTTTCCATTACTGGCGCTACATCGGCCTGCCGGTGCTGTGGCCCAGCATCATGGGCTCTACCCTGCTGCTGTTCGCCAATGCCTTTGGTGCCATTGCCACCGCCTATGCGCTGACCGGCAGTTCGCTCAACATCATCACCATCCAGCTGTATGCACAGATTCGTGGCGACGTGCTGCATGACCCCAACCTGGGCTACGCGCTAGCCATGGGCATGGTGATCATCACCGGCCTGTCGAACGCCGGCTACATCTGGCTGCGCTCGCGCTCTGAAAGGGGTCGCAAATGA
- a CDS encoding ABC transporter substrate-binding protein gives MSKMGIKVTLLAAAIGAIGAAQAEAPAKLVAAAKAEGELTVIALPHDWCGYGEVISSFKAKYGLKVNELNPDAGSGDEIEAIKANKDNKGPQAPDVIDVGLSFGPQAKAAGLIQPYKVSTWNSIPASAKDADGFWYGDYYGVLAFQVNTDIIKNVPKDWSDLLKPEYKNAVALAGDPRTANQAIQGVFAAGLSQAKGDVSKAGDAGLKFFAQLNKNGNFVPVIGKAASLAQGTTPIIIRWDYNALADRDTLKGNPKVAVVIPKTGVVAGVYVQAISAYAPHPNAAKLWMEHLYSDEGQVAWLKGYCHPIRFNDLAARKKIPADLLAKLPPAAAYKGALFPTLEQQEAYKAAITKQWDQVVGAAVK, from the coding sequence ATGAGCAAGATGGGCATCAAGGTCACGCTGCTGGCAGCAGCCATCGGGGCAATCGGCGCCGCACAGGCTGAGGCACCTGCCAAGCTGGTGGCCGCGGCCAAGGCAGAAGGTGAACTCACCGTGATCGCACTGCCGCACGACTGGTGTGGCTATGGCGAAGTGATCAGCAGCTTCAAGGCCAAGTATGGTCTGAAGGTGAATGAACTGAACCCGGACGCAGGCTCCGGCGATGAAATCGAAGCCATCAAGGCGAACAAGGACAACAAGGGTCCGCAAGCACCGGACGTGATCGACGTGGGTCTGTCCTTCGGCCCGCAAGCCAAGGCTGCCGGCCTGATTCAACCGTACAAGGTCAGCACCTGGAACAGCATCCCGGCTTCCGCCAAGGATGCCGACGGCTTCTGGTATGGCGACTACTACGGCGTGCTGGCTTTCCAGGTGAACACCGACATCATCAAGAACGTGCCGAAAGACTGGTCCGACCTGCTGAAGCCGGAATACAAGAATGCCGTGGCACTGGCGGGAGATCCGCGTACCGCCAACCAGGCCATCCAGGGCGTGTTCGCTGCAGGCCTGTCGCAAGCCAAGGGTGACGTGAGCAAGGCTGGCGATGCCGGTCTGAAGTTCTTTGCCCAACTGAACAAGAACGGCAACTTCGTACCGGTGATCGGCAAGGCCGCCTCGCTGGCCCAAGGCACCACTCCGATCATCATCCGCTGGGACTACAACGCTCTGGCTGACCGCGACACCCTGAAGGGTAACCCGAAGGTCGCCGTGGTGATCCCGAAGACCGGCGTGGTAGCAGGTGTGTACGTACAGGCCATCAGCGCCTATGCACCGCACCCGAACGCCGCCAAGCTGTGGATGGAGCATCTGTATTCGGATGAAGGCCAGGTTGCATGGCTGAAGGGCTACTGCCACCCGATCCGCTTCAACGATCTGGCTGCCCGCAAGAAGATCCCTGCTGACCTGCTGGCCAAGCTGCCGCCGGCTGCTGCTTACAAGGGTGCGCTGTTCCCGACGCTGGAACAGCAGGAAGCCTACAAGGCCGCCATCACCAAGCAGTGGGATCAAGTGGTCGGCGCTGCCGTCAAGTAA
- a CDS encoding ABC transporter permease, with the protein MKQNRIGAWIAIIIGTLYFFVPLLATFIFSLKMRRDEYSFDAYVAVFTDPQFQATFGYSTLLALLTIVVGVLLVVPTAYWVTLRLPKARPVVEFITLLPLVIPAIVIVFGYLRMYNSSSILPMTSSERATDILLLCSYVTLSLPYMYRSIDTGLRAIDVRSLTEAAESLGAGWTTILFRVIFPNIKSAILSGAFLTFAVVIGEFTMASLLSRPAFGPYLQLIGANRAYEPSALAIIAFMITWASMGLIQVFSRNAGALRSKAEQGH; encoded by the coding sequence ATGAAACAGAACCGTATCGGCGCCTGGATCGCCATCATCATCGGCACCCTGTATTTCTTTGTGCCCCTGCTGGCGACCTTCATCTTCAGCCTGAAGATGCGACGCGATGAGTACAGCTTTGATGCCTATGTGGCGGTATTTACCGATCCACAGTTCCAGGCCACCTTTGGCTACTCTACCCTGCTGGCCTTGCTGACCATCGTGGTAGGCGTGCTGCTGGTAGTGCCCACCGCCTACTGGGTGACCTTGCGTCTGCCCAAGGCGCGTCCGGTGGTGGAGTTCATCACCCTGCTGCCGCTGGTGATCCCGGCCATCGTGATCGTGTTTGGCTATCTGCGCATGTACAACAGCAGCTCCATCCTGCCGATGACCAGCAGCGAGCGCGCCACCGACATCCTGTTGCTGTGCAGTTACGTCACCCTGTCGCTGCCCTATATGTACCGCTCGATCGACACCGGGCTACGGGCCATTGACGTACGCTCGCTGACGGAAGCGGCAGAGAGTCTGGGTGCAGGCTGGACCACCATCCTGTTCCGGGTGATTTTCCCCAACATCAAGTCGGCCATCCTGTCCGGTGCCTTCCTGACCTTTGCCGTCGTCATCGGGGAGTTCACCATGGCCAGCCTGCTGAGCCGCCCGGCCTTTGGCCCTTACCTGCAGCTGATCGGCGCCAACCGCGCCTATGAGCCGTCGGCGCTGGCCATCATCGCCTTCATGATTACCTGGGCCTCGATGGGGCTGATCCAGGTGTTTTCACGCAACGCTGGCGCCCTGCGCAGCAAGGCAGAACAAGGCCACTGA
- a CDS encoding HAD family hydrolase, with product MTELALFDLDHTLIPFDSSQEWGRYMMQQDMAPEGFAARLDQFQEDYVAGTLDMDAYLRYFAAPLANYSRTELDQWHERFMDAVVRPQITAEARQLVQQHLDAGHLCGIVTATIDFVTRPIAREFGVKHLLAITLETANGQEDGAYTGGWVGIPTFREGKVTRSEMWLQDMGLNWDSFAAIHFYSDSMNDLPLLRHASHPVATNPDARLKVLAEQEGWPIIQLF from the coding sequence ATGACTGAACTTGCTTTGTTTGACCTTGACCATACGCTGATCCCGTTTGACAGCTCCCAGGAATGGGGCCGTTACATGATGCAGCAAGATATGGCGCCAGAAGGTTTTGCGGCCCGACTGGACCAGTTTCAGGAAGACTATGTAGCCGGTACGCTGGACATGGATGCCTACCTGCGCTACTTCGCCGCTCCGCTGGCCAACTACAGCCGCACTGAACTGGACCAGTGGCATGAACGCTTCATGGATGCCGTGGTGCGCCCGCAAATCACCGCAGAAGCACGCCAGCTGGTACAGCAGCATCTGGACGCAGGGCACCTGTGTGGCATCGTCACCGCCACCATTGACTTCGTCACCCGCCCGATTGCACGTGAATTCGGCGTGAAACACCTGCTGGCGATCACACTGGAAACCGCCAATGGTCAGGAAGACGGCGCGTATACCGGGGGCTGGGTCGGCATCCCGACCTTCCGCGAAGGCAAGGTCACCCGCAGTGAAATGTGGCTGCAAGACATGGGGCTAAACTGGGACAGCTTTGCAGCGATTCACTTCTACAGTGATTCGATGAACGACCTGCCCCTGCTACGCCATGCCAGCCATCCGGTTGCCACCAATCCGGATGCACGCCTGAAGGTGCTGGCCGAGCAAGAAGGCTGGCCGATCATTCAGTTGTTCTAA
- a CDS encoding flavin reductase family protein, protein MDQAARVTIPLDKSWRLLNHGPTVLVSSASGDRRNVMSAAWSMPLDFSPPKIAIVIDKATLTRELVEASGEFALCIPPRTLAASVVWAGQHSGRDVQGDKFAHAGLRTFPASRIGAPLIEDCLGWLECKVISEPDVQGKYDLFLAEVVSAQADARIFQDGHWQQDAMSPRSIHYIAGGLFFETGEMFDTTPR, encoded by the coding sequence ATGGATCAAGCTGCGCGCGTCACCATTCCACTGGATAAATCCTGGCGACTGCTCAATCACGGCCCCACCGTGCTGGTCAGCTCCGCCAGCGGCGACCGCCGCAACGTGATGTCCGCCGCATGGTCGATGCCGCTGGATTTCTCGCCACCCAAGATTGCCATCGTCATCGACAAGGCCACGCTGACACGAGAGCTGGTCGAAGCATCCGGAGAGTTTGCGCTTTGCATCCCGCCTCGCACCCTGGCCGCCTCGGTGGTCTGGGCAGGGCAGCACAGTGGCCGGGACGTGCAAGGTGACAAGTTTGCACACGCCGGTCTACGCACCTTCCCGGCCAGCCGGATTGGCGCCCCCTTGATTGAAGATTGCCTGGGCTGGCTGGAATGCAAGGTCATCAGCGAGCCTGACGTGCAAGGCAAGTACGATCTGTTTCTGGCCGAGGTCGTCTCCGCCCAGGCCGATGCGCGCATCTTCCAGGATGGCCACTGGCAGCAAGATGCCATGAGCCCTCGCAGCATTCATTACATCGCTGGCGGGCTATTCTTCGAGACCGGCGAGATGTTTGACACGACTCCGCGCTAA
- a CDS encoding ABC transporter ATP-binding protein — protein sequence MAFLEINHLKKAFGTHTVVHDFNMNIEQGEFVTFLGPSGCGKTTILRMVAGFETPSSGQICMNDLDVTRLRPNQRDIGMVFQAYALFPNMTVRENIGFSLKIAKKSAADIRQRVDEMLQLIKLPQLADRYPWQLSGGQQQRVALARALAGEPKLLLLDEPLSALDAKIRVSLRDEIRSLQRKLGITSIFVTHDQEEALSISDRIVVMNEGRAEQIGTPFDIYNYPRTRFVASFVGTLNQWAGQLVDASTGKVQLDGVTLTTSRLPKSAASALTLALRPESVRLGEGGDGRNTLAATVEDVNFLGAVVRIRARIASQTVSFDLFNDPHQPLPRPGDAIKLNFSYDNLLVLEDAPAA from the coding sequence ATGGCCTTTCTCGAAATCAATCACCTGAAAAAAGCGTTCGGCACCCACACCGTGGTGCACGATTTCAACATGAATATTGAGCAAGGTGAGTTTGTCACCTTCCTCGGACCGTCCGGCTGCGGCAAGACCACCATCCTGCGCATGGTAGCGGGCTTTGAGACCCCCAGCAGCGGCCAGATCTGCATGAATGATCTGGACGTGACCCGCTTGCGCCCCAATCAGCGCGACATCGGCATGGTGTTCCAGGCCTACGCCCTGTTCCCCAACATGACGGTGCGTGAAAACATCGGCTTCAGCCTGAAGATCGCCAAGAAATCGGCAGCGGACATCCGCCAGCGGGTGGACGAAATGCTGCAGCTGATCAAGCTGCCGCAGCTGGCCGATCGCTACCCCTGGCAGCTCTCCGGTGGCCAGCAGCAGCGGGTGGCGCTGGCACGCGCGCTGGCGGGTGAACCCAAGCTGCTGCTGCTGGATGAGCCGCTGTCCGCGCTGGATGCCAAGATTCGCGTGTCCCTGCGCGACGAAATTCGCTCGCTGCAGCGCAAGCTGGGCATCACCTCCATTTTCGTGACGCACGATCAGGAAGAAGCCCTCTCCATCTCCGACCGTATCGTGGTGATGAACGAAGGCCGCGCCGAACAGATCGGCACCCCGTTCGACATCTACAACTATCCCCGCACCCGTTTCGTCGCTTCCTTTGTGGGTACCCTTAATCAGTGGGCGGGGCAGCTGGTGGATGCCAGCACCGGTAAAGTGCAGCTGGATGGGGTAACACTGACCACCAGTCGCCTGCCCAAATCAGCGGCATCCGCCCTGACCCTGGCACTGCGTCCGGAATCGGTCCGTCTGGGCGAAGGTGGCGATGGCCGCAATACGCTGGCAGCAACAGTAGAAGACGTCAACTTCCTGGGCGCCGTGGTGCGTATTCGTGCTCGTATCGCTAGCCAGACCGTCAGCTTTGACCTGTTCAATGATCCGCATCAGCCGCTGCCGCGGCCGGGCGATGCCATCAAGCTGAATTTCTCTTACGACAACCTGCTGGTGCTGGAAGACGCACCCGCTGCCTGA